The Candidatus Methanoperedens sp. genome has a window encoding:
- a CDS encoding sulfite exporter TauE/SafE family protein, which produces MVEISIIVAFIGGLVSFLSPCMLPIIPGFLAYLAGASLGESKSKRKDIFLNSLFFVLGFSLIFAALGVLLNSILSKVAYDVQIWLARIGGGIIIIFGLYLVGLIEIPFLEREYKFKVGKFKSKYLTSFLFGSALAAGWTPCVGVAFGSILGIAAIEPGQAFYLLVSYSLGLGVPFLLVGLFTSQASNFINNVTIRYAKLFKYVNIVFGVILIILGILAFTQNLNLIANFEPLNRLILRQ; this is translated from the coding sequence ATGGTCGAGATTTCAATCATAGTAGCATTCATCGGCGGATTGGTATCTTTCCTGTCCCCGTGCATGCTGCCGATCATTCCTGGTTTCCTGGCGTATCTGGCAGGAGCGTCGCTTGGCGAATCAAAGTCAAAACGTAAGGATATTTTTCTAAACAGCCTATTTTTTGTTCTGGGATTTTCACTGATCTTCGCAGCCCTGGGTGTATTGCTAAATTCGATTCTATCGAAGGTTGCCTACGATGTCCAGATATGGCTTGCTCGAATCGGCGGCGGTATTATAATCATCTTCGGGCTTTACCTGGTCGGGCTTATCGAGATACCATTTCTTGAGCGGGAGTATAAATTTAAAGTAGGTAAATTCAAATCTAAATATCTCACGTCATTTTTGTTCGGATCTGCCCTTGCCGCCGGCTGGACTCCGTGCGTTGGAGTTGCGTTCGGGAGCATTCTGGGAATTGCTGCTATAGAGCCTGGACAGGCATTTTATCTTCTGGTTTCTTATTCGCTTGGGCTCGGGGTTCCTTTCCTTCTTGTCGGGTTATTCACATCCCAGGCATCCAATTTCATTAACAACGTAACCATCCGTTATGCAAAATTATTTAAATACGTCAACATTGTTTTCGGTGTCATCCTTATCATCCTCGGCATCCTTGCCTTTACCCAGAACCTGAATCTTATAGCTAATTTTGAGCCTCTTAATCGCCTGATATTACGACAATGA
- a CDS encoding isocitrate/isopropylmalate dehydrogenase family protein, which produces MSKKAAVIKGDGVGPELVDNVLRVMEAIGTDVEFIVCEAGAQWWEEHGGDSLIPDETWEILGSTDAAFKGPTTTPGGAGSPKSVAVSIRQKFNLYANVRPIKSFPSTSKPLGDVDFVCVREGTEGFYFAKEIQLTDDVFISIRKITRSACRNVARYAFEEAARRDWKSVVAIHKSNILKQTDGTFIEEVRKVGENYPIELEEYHIDNIAQQLIKNPQIFNQKILLSTNLFMDILSEECSALVGSIGLIYSANIGDKYAMFEPAHGSAPKYAGQDKVNPVATVLAGAWLLDYLGEHENSKAIFEATEKVISEGKYVTYDLGGSAGSSEMVNAIIGKL; this is translated from the coding sequence ATGAGCAAGAAGGCAGCGGTCATTAAAGGCGATGGGGTAGGTCCAGAGCTTGTTGATAATGTACTTCGGGTAATGGAAGCAATCGGCACGGATGTCGAATTCATCGTATGCGAGGCGGGTGCGCAGTGGTGGGAAGAGCACGGCGGGGATTCGCTTATTCCCGATGAGACCTGGGAAATACTGGGCAGTACAGATGCTGCTTTTAAAGGTCCGACCACTACGCCGGGGGGCGCGGGTTCACCGAAGAGCGTGGCGGTTTCAATCCGCCAGAAGTTCAATCTTTATGCCAACGTAAGACCGATAAAATCCTTTCCAAGCACCTCAAAACCCCTTGGAGATGTTGATTTCGTATGCGTGAGGGAAGGCACGGAAGGGTTCTATTTTGCCAAGGAGATCCAGTTGACGGATGATGTTTTTATCTCGATAAGAAAGATCACGCGCTCAGCGTGCAGGAACGTGGCGCGCTACGCGTTTGAAGAGGCGGCACGCCGCGACTGGAAGAGCGTTGTTGCAATACATAAGAGCAATATACTGAAGCAGACGGACGGGACATTTATCGAGGAAGTCAGGAAGGTTGGCGAGAATTATCCCATAGAATTGGAGGAATACCATATCGACAATATCGCGCAGCAGTTGATCAAGAACCCGCAGATTTTCAACCAGAAAATCCTCCTTTCAACCAATCTTTTCATGGATATTCTGAGCGAGGAGTGCTCTGCGCTTGTGGGCAGCATCGGACTCATTTACTCGGCAAATATAGGGGATAAATATGCCATGTTCGAGCCTGCGCACGGCTCGGCGCCAAAGTATGCAGGACAGGATAAAGTAAATCCCGTGGCTACCGTACTTGCAGGCGCATGGCTGCTCGATTACCTGGGAGAGCACGAGAATTCAAAAGCCATCTTTGAAGCCACGGAGAAAGTAATATCTGAGGGTAAATACGTGACCTACGACCTGGGCGGCAGCGCAGGGTCAAGCGAGATGGTGAATGCGATTATCGGAAAGCTCTAA
- a CDS encoding glycine cleavage system protein H yields the protein MKAYEFEFPEDRYYLKNHVWLKQEDKEILIGITELGQSLSKGIVHIDLPQVGDSIKKGDMLVAYETIKAVSQISIPFDSEVTEVNEKLWEDPNIINGDPYSEWLVKIKGELSESKVMKVKEASEYYRKLIAKERERYADN from the coding sequence ATGAAGGCTTACGAGTTTGAGTTCCCTGAAGACAGGTATTACCTCAAGAACCATGTATGGTTAAAGCAGGAGGATAAGGAAATCCTCATTGGAATTACAGAACTCGGGCAATCCCTTTCCAAAGGAATAGTACACATAGACCTTCCGCAGGTGGGGGATTCGATTAAGAAAGGGGACATGCTTGTGGCTTATGAAACCATAAAAGCTGTCTCGCAGATATCAATTCCTTTTGATTCAGAAGTCACAGAAGTCAATGAAAAACTGTGGGAAGACCCCAACATCATTAACGGCGACCCGTACAGCGAATGGCTCGTAAAAATAAAAGGCGAGCTTAGCGAGAGCAAGGTAATGAAAGTAAAAGAAGCCTCGGAATACTACAGAAAACTAATCGCAAAAGAGCGTGAACGATATGCAGATAATTAA
- a CDS encoding Lrp/AsnC family transcriptional regulator gives MVIGVTLVNVVPGQEKAAYNELIKIKGIKDVYHVFGEYDFVVISNVDGLSALNKLVDTIRESENVTKTQTIVGAEL, from the coding sequence TTGGTAATAGGAGTTACACTTGTGAATGTAGTACCGGGACAGGAAAAAGCTGCATATAATGAGCTTATAAAAATAAAAGGAATTAAAGATGTATATCACGTGTTCGGGGAATACGATTTTGTAGTGATAAGCAATGTCGATGGCTTGAGTGCGTTAAATAAACTGGTGGACACTATCAGGGAAAGCGAAAACGTCACGAAAACGCAGACAATAGTGGGGGCGGAGCTTTAA
- a CDS encoding carboxymuconolactone decarboxylase family protein yields MGAYENTLKDIEKTLGIVPDFMKALPKEVLVQEWPLFKKYNFEETEIPAKYRELMGLAVAANIKCPYCTLFHKGAAMMNGATEEELAETAFLASYTARWSAIIHAQHYDYDTFAREFEKIGEYLKTGGE; encoded by the coding sequence ATGGGAGCATATGAAAATACACTTAAAGATATAGAGAAGACACTGGGTATAGTTCCTGATTTCATGAAGGCTTTGCCGAAAGAAGTCCTTGTCCAGGAATGGCCCCTTTTCAAGAAGTATAACTTTGAAGAGACCGAGATACCAGCCAAGTACAGGGAACTGATGGGGTTGGCTGTCGCAGCCAATATAAAGTGCCCTTACTGCACGCTTTTCCACAAGGGCGCAGCTATGATGAACGGTGCGACCGAGGAAGAACTTGCCGAGACCGCATTCCTTGCCAGCTACACCGCAAGGTGGAGCGCCATTATCCATGCCCAGCACTACGACTATGATACTTTCGCCAGAGAGTTCGAGAAGATAGGCGAGTATCTGAAGACGGGGGGTGAATAA
- a CDS encoding type II toxin-antitoxin system HicA family toxin: protein MIDKRTVYDELKRNPKNVRFNRLCSAAELFGFRFRGGKGSHVIYRRDGIKEMLNFQNVGGWAKPYQVRQLLKIIDKYNLLKEENHV, encoded by the coding sequence TTGATCGACAAAAGGACTGTTTACGATGAATTAAAAAGAAATCCTAAAAATGTGCGTTTTAACAGGTTGTGCAGCGCAGCAGAATTATTTGGGTTCAGGTTCAGGGGAGGAAAGGGAAGCCATGTGATATACAGACGGGACGGCATAAAAGAGATGCTGAATTTCCAAAATGTTGGCGGATGGGCAAAACCTTATCAGGTAAGGCAGCTTTTAAAAATCATTGATAAGTATAATCTCCTTAAGGAGGAAAATCATGTATAG
- a CDS encoding redoxin domain-containing protein, with amino-acid sequence MKAKTITLILVLIAIASAILYLESLKPVRISPQEAQIKPNVSVAAGINSSNITQEEVRPLNKEKLAKYPLAKEIVNPSGYINTDKITVSELVGKKVILIDFWTYSCINCQRTIPYLNSWYEKYKDKGLVIIGVHTPEFLFEQKYENVQAAVQKFGVKYPVVLDNSYSTWTAYNNLYWPHKYLIDIDGFIVYDHIGEGAYDETEQKIQELLNERMAVLKINESVTTEISKPAGAMNVDFTKVGSPEVYFGAGRNVYLGNGKLNTVGIQNLSEPMEVKTNILYLVGGWNFQDQFAENENSLAKIIFRYSAKSVYFVASAKDGATIQVFRDGKPLGDEAGGDVVMKNGLSIVNVSEPHLYKLIEDPAGYGEHTLEIIVENPGLQAFTFTFG; translated from the coding sequence ATGAAAGCAAAAACAATCACCCTTATCCTTGTCCTCATTGCGATTGCTTCAGCAATCCTTTATTTGGAGTCCCTGAAACCTGTGAGGATATCACCACAAGAAGCACAGATCAAGCCCAACGTATCAGTGGCAGCCGGGATCAACTCTTCGAATATCACACAGGAAGAAGTCAGACCTCTGAATAAAGAAAAATTGGCAAAATATCCGCTCGCCAAGGAAATCGTAAATCCCTCAGGTTACATCAACACCGATAAAATCACGGTGTCGGAGCTGGTTGGAAAGAAGGTAATACTTATTGATTTCTGGACCTATAGCTGCATTAACTGCCAGCGAACCATACCCTATCTCAATAGCTGGTATGAAAAGTACAAGGACAAAGGGCTTGTTATTATCGGTGTGCACACCCCGGAGTTCCTTTTTGAGCAAAAATATGAAAATGTCCAGGCTGCAGTTCAAAAATTTGGTGTTAAGTATCCGGTTGTTCTGGATAATAGCTATTCAACATGGACTGCATACAACAATCTCTACTGGCCCCATAAATATCTCATCGACATAGATGGTTTCATAGTGTATGACCACATTGGCGAGGGGGCATACGATGAAACCGAGCAGAAGATCCAGGAACTTTTAAATGAGCGGATGGCGGTTTTAAAGATAAATGAAAGTGTAACCACAGAAATTTCAAAACCAGCAGGCGCTATGAATGTTGATTTTACAAAAGTAGGAAGCCCTGAGGTTTATTTCGGCGCTGGCAGGAATGTTTATCTGGGCAATGGAAAATTAAACACGGTTGGAATTCAAAACCTTTCTGAACCGATGGAGGTTAAAACAAATATCCTCTATCTTGTGGGCGGCTGGAATTTCCAGGATCAATTTGCTGAAAATGAAAATTCCCTGGCAAAGATTATTTTCCGCTATAGCGCAAAGAGTGTTTATTTTGTGGCAAGCGCAAAAGACGGCGCGACAATCCAGGTTTTCCGGGATGGAAAGCCGCTGGGTGATGAAGCCGGGGGAGATGTTGTGATGAAAAACGGTTTAAGCATCGTTAATGTGAGTGAACCTCATCTTTATAAACTCATTGAAGACCCTGCAGGTTATGGCGAGCATACGCTTGAGATCATTGTGGAAAATCCCGGTCTTCAGGCATTCACTTTTACTTTTGGATAG
- a CDS encoding DNA topoisomerase IV subunit A gives MEKSNKEIRDSLSKTTLKKLIQDFYEQFESETIPHIVLPSRTKKNIELKEDSDVWVYGDSESLRSAKTVKGANQLLKTSHVVELLIKGHLDQNKSSTLRELYYISENWDIAKFHEQAESDRLIEDLEIITGLQREDFHVRPEENGATLYGPIKLKEITKRGERTIHCQEDVGEAGYQIPYNVETIKFLEHDAKFIIAIETGGMQDRLMENGFDEKFDAILVHLKGQPARSTRRIIKRMNEELKLPVVVFTDGDPWSFRIYASVAYGAIKSAHLSEFMATPAAKFIGVQSSDIVEYELSTDKLNEQDVKALNSELTDPRFDTPYWKEQINLMLKIGKKAEQQAFAGKGLDYVTDTYLPERLGEMGVV, from the coding sequence ATGGAGAAAAGCAATAAAGAGATACGTGATTCCCTGTCAAAGACCACGCTTAAAAAGCTCATACAGGATTTCTACGAGCAGTTCGAGAGCGAGACGATTCCGCATATCGTGCTGCCCTCGCGCACCAAGAAGAACATCGAACTCAAGGAGGACAGCGACGTATGGGTTTATGGCGACAGCGAGAGCCTGCGGAGCGCAAAGACGGTAAAGGGCGCAAACCAGCTCCTCAAGACCTCGCATGTTGTCGAGCTGCTCATCAAAGGGCATCTTGACCAGAACAAAAGCTCCACCCTGAGAGAATTGTATTACATCAGCGAGAACTGGGATATCGCAAAATTCCACGAGCAGGCTGAAAGCGACAGGCTCATCGAGGACCTTGAGATCATCACAGGACTCCAGCGCGAGGATTTCCACGTCCGCCCTGAGGAAAACGGCGCAACGCTGTACGGTCCCATCAAACTCAAGGAGATAACGAAGCGCGGCGAGCGAACCATCCACTGCCAGGAGGATGTGGGTGAGGCTGGATACCAGATACCCTACAATGTGGAAACGATAAAGTTCTTAGAGCATGATGCGAAGTTCATCATCGCCATAGAAACAGGTGGTATGCAGGACAGGCTCATGGAGAACGGTTTTGATGAGAAATTCGATGCTATCCTTGTGCACCTGAAAGGTCAGCCCGCGCGCAGCACCCGAAGGATAATCAAGCGCATGAACGAGGAGCTCAAGCTTCCTGTCGTAGTGTTCACGGACGGCGACCCCTGGAGCTTCCGCATATACGCAAGCGTGGCATACGGCGCCATCAAGAGCGCGCATCTTTCGGAGTTCATGGCAACCCCCGCGGCGAAGTTCATAGGTGTGCAGTCCTCGGATATAGTGGAATACGAGCTTTCCACGGATAAGCTCAATGAGCAGGATGTCAAGGCGCTAAACAGCGAGCTTACAGACCCCAGGTTCGATACGCCGTACTGGAAGGAGCAGATTAATCTCATGCTGAAGATAGGGAAGAAGGCTGAGCAGCAGGCGTTTGCGGGGAAGGGGCTGGATTATGTGACTGACACGTATCTGCCGGAGAGGCTTGGGGAGATGGGGGTGGTTTGA
- a CDS encoding DNA topoisomerase VI subunit B yields MVIAEELAKKQKAISIAEFFEKNRQILGFDSSPRSLLTSVKEAVDNSLDACEEAGILPDILIKLENASRNNITLIVEDNGPGIVREQIPRVFAKLLYGSRFHSVKQSRGQQGIGISAAVLYSQLTSGRPAKIISKIDKDAPAHYFELLINTQTNEPEILADKITEWDRLRGTRIELEVEASYVKGRRQSVYEYLKDTAVVNPHARITLVEPDNNQIVFERATDKMPVQAVEILPHPHGIELGTLMKMLRYSETDKLDEFLHGSFSRIGPQTAKEICKKAGLSPETNPKSVTLEEAKRLHEAFSKVKILAPATNCLSPITEELIRKGLGKEHTVDFIETTTRPASVHSGHPFQVEAGIAYGGNLPKEEKVEILRFANRVPLLYQQGACAITHAVENLNWKNYSLLQPGGIPVGPAIILVHVASTHVPFTSESKEAIADVPEIVEEIGLALKDIARRLKLYLSRQDNLEKRREKEEIIYHILPRIAKKVGEILERPAPDITPVVAKIMGNVFIHRVVQPNGNECNVEIRIKNYRDSVHHFDLHETLPFPIESPSPLPKKIPVGKQIDYVWKISLKPGEQKAIIYKLGVEDASKLPQLVVEGIEQELITGAKAVKL; encoded by the coding sequence ATGGTCATTGCCGAAGAGCTTGCCAAGAAGCAAAAGGCAATAAGCATCGCCGAATTTTTTGAGAAAAACAGGCAAATCCTGGGGTTTGACTCAAGTCCTCGCAGTCTGCTAACCTCTGTAAAAGAGGCTGTAGACAATTCCTTGGACGCATGCGAGGAAGCGGGGATACTTCCAGATATATTGATAAAACTTGAAAATGCCTCAAGAAATAACATAACCCTCATCGTTGAAGACAACGGGCCCGGCATCGTACGGGAACAAATCCCGAGGGTTTTTGCAAAATTGCTCTACGGCTCACGCTTTCATTCGGTTAAGCAAAGCCGCGGGCAGCAGGGAATAGGAATATCGGCAGCCGTATTGTATTCGCAGCTTACCTCGGGCAGGCCTGCGAAAATAATTTCCAAGATAGATAAGGACGCTCCAGCCCATTATTTCGAACTGCTCATAAACACCCAGACCAACGAACCCGAGATCCTTGCGGATAAAATAACCGAGTGGGATAGATTGCGCGGTACGAGAATCGAACTTGAGGTGGAAGCTTCGTATGTGAAAGGCAGGAGGCAGTCGGTGTACGAATATCTCAAGGACACAGCAGTCGTGAACCCTCATGCGCGTATAACACTCGTTGAACCAGACAACAACCAGATTGTATTTGAAAGGGCGACTGACAAAATGCCCGTGCAGGCTGTGGAGATACTGCCTCATCCGCACGGCATTGAACTTGGCACGCTGATGAAGATGCTGCGGTACTCAGAAACGGATAAACTTGATGAATTCCTGCACGGCTCATTTTCCCGCATAGGTCCCCAAACCGCAAAAGAGATATGTAAAAAAGCCGGACTGAGTCCCGAAACCAATCCGAAATCTGTAACCCTGGAAGAAGCCAAGAGATTGCATGAAGCATTCAGCAAGGTAAAAATTCTGGCTCCGGCTACCAATTGTCTTTCTCCAATAACAGAAGAATTAATCCGAAAAGGCTTGGGGAAAGAGCATACTGTGGATTTTATTGAGACCACGACGCGTCCTGCTTCGGTGCACAGCGGTCACCCTTTTCAGGTGGAGGCAGGCATAGCCTACGGGGGCAATCTCCCTAAAGAAGAGAAGGTGGAGATACTGCGGTTTGCAAACCGGGTGCCTTTGCTTTACCAGCAGGGGGCGTGTGCCATAACACATGCCGTCGAGAATTTAAACTGGAAGAACTACTCCCTTCTTCAGCCGGGCGGGATCCCTGTAGGACCTGCCATAATTTTAGTGCATGTAGCCTCTACGCATGTTCCTTTTACATCGGAATCCAAGGAAGCAATAGCAGATGTCCCTGAGATTGTCGAAGAAATCGGGCTTGCCCTGAAAGACATAGCACGGCGGCTTAAGCTCTATCTTTCCAGGCAGGATAACCTTGAGAAAAGAAGGGAAAAAGAGGAAATCATCTATCATATACTCCCTCGCATTGCAAAGAAAGTGGGGGAGATACTTGAGAGACCTGCGCCTGATATCACGCCTGTGGTTGCGAAAATCATGGGGAATGTTTTTATCCACAGGGTGGTGCAGCCAAACGGAAATGAGTGTAACGTAGAGATAAGGATTAAAAATTACAGGGATTCCGTGCATCATTTCGATCTTCATGAGACACTGCCTTTCCCTATCGAATCCCCGAGTCCTTTGCCGAAGAAAATCCCTGTAGGGAAGCAGATCGATTATGTCTGGAAGATTTCCTTGAAGCCCGGGGAACAGAAGGCGATAATCTATAAGCTGGGGGTTGAAGATGCCTCAAAACTTCCGCAGTTAGTGGTCGAGGGGATTGAGCAGGAGCTCATCACAGGAGCCAAGGCGGTGAAGCTTTGA
- a CDS encoding radical SAM protein yields MKSTKSLCPECSAVIDASILEENGKIILEKTCSKHGYFKDIYWSSAKQYKRFERYWHDGEGVSNPIGSNGNCPHACGLCTSHKTTTILANIDVTNRCNQACPVCFANAQASGYLYEPSLAQIRAMMQMLRNETPVPCPAVQFAGGEPTMREDIVQIVKMAHEFKFTQIQMATNGIKLAKSLTLCQQLNEAGLHTVYLQFDGVTEKPYFINRGYNALPLKLKAIENCRMGGLTSISLVPTLAKGVNDMQVGDIIRFAVTNLDTVKGINFQPISFAGRINKEERMAKRITIPDLFNLIEEQTDGAISAEDFYPVPFVVPISHFVSAEEGVHNVEFTVHPHCGTGTYVYIEDGKMIPITRFIDVEGLLEHINELALGGDKWLGKSLGKMRRIGSLISALPRYIDTAKAPKSIDVKKLFINVLKEGTGEATKEFHRHTLFIGAMHFMDLYNMDLERIKRCGVHYATPDGRIIPFCTYNTIHRVEVERKFATPLIRVRSSK; encoded by the coding sequence ATGAAATCAACGAAATCATTATGCCCTGAATGTTCTGCTGTGATAGACGCATCCATACTAGAAGAAAATGGAAAAATCATTCTTGAAAAAACATGCAGCAAGCACGGTTATTTCAAGGACATTTACTGGTCAAGTGCGAAGCAGTATAAACGCTTTGAGCGGTACTGGCATGATGGAGAAGGTGTATCAAATCCAATAGGTTCGAATGGAAACTGTCCTCATGCGTGTGGATTATGCACCTCCCATAAGACAACCACCATTCTGGCAAATATCGATGTCACCAACAGATGTAATCAGGCATGCCCTGTATGTTTTGCAAACGCCCAGGCTTCAGGCTATCTGTACGAACCATCACTTGCGCAGATAAGGGCAATGATGCAGATGCTAAGAAACGAAACGCCTGTGCCGTGCCCTGCTGTCCAGTTTGCAGGCGGCGAACCCACGATGCGCGAGGACATTGTCCAGATTGTCAAGATGGCACATGAATTCAAATTTACCCAGATACAGATGGCAACCAACGGGATTAAACTTGCAAAGAGTTTAACATTATGCCAGCAGCTTAACGAAGCAGGTCTGCATACTGTTTATCTGCAGTTTGACGGCGTTACGGAGAAACCGTATTTCATAAACCGGGGTTATAATGCACTCCCCCTCAAACTTAAAGCAATCGAGAACTGCAGAATGGGAGGCTTGACGAGCATTTCTCTCGTTCCCACGCTGGCGAAAGGCGTAAACGACATGCAGGTAGGGGATATAATCAGGTTTGCGGTCACTAACCTGGATACGGTAAAAGGCATCAATTTCCAGCCGATTTCTTTTGCAGGAAGGATAAATAAAGAGGAAAGGATGGCAAAAAGGATAACGATCCCGGATTTATTTAATCTGATAGAAGAACAGACTGATGGCGCTATAAGCGCAGAGGATTTCTATCCAGTACCTTTCGTGGTGCCAATTTCCCATTTTGTGTCGGCAGAGGAAGGTGTCCACAATGTGGAATTCACGGTTCATCCACACTGCGGCACAGGCACATACGTCTATATCGAAGATGGCAAAATGATACCAATTACCCGTTTTATAGATGTGGAAGGACTTCTTGAGCATATCAATGAACTTGCATTGGGCGGCGACAAATGGCTTGGCAAGTCGCTCGGGAAAATGAGAAGAATAGGGAGCCTTATTTCAGCACTGCCCAGGTATATCGATACAGCAAAAGCACCAAAATCCATAGATGTGAAAAAACTTTTCATCAATGTCCTTAAGGAAGGGACTGGTGAAGCAACAAAAGAATTCCACCGCCATACCCTCTTCATAGGGGCAATGCATTTTATGGATTTATATAACATGGACCTTGAGAGGATTAAACGATGCGGGGTGCATTATGCGACTCCTGATGGCAGGATTATACCGTTCTGCACATATAATACGATACACAGGGTGGAAGTGGAGAGGAAGTTTGCCACACCACTGATAAGAGTGAGAAGCAGCAAGTAA
- a CDS encoding type II toxin-antitoxin system HicB family antitoxin: MYRYAIEIFYSEEDEGYIAIVPELPECSAFGETEEEALKEIKVAIDLWLETAKKDGRDIPEPTGKELLRTAVEGLIGFRARRSQRANAECA; the protein is encoded by the coding sequence ATGTATAGGTATGCGATAGAGATTTTCTATAGCGAGGAAGATGAAGGCTATATTGCCATAGTGCCGGAACTGCCTGAGTGCTCTGCTTTTGGGGAAACCGAGGAGGAGGCGTTGAAGGAAATCAAGGTAGCGATTGACTTATGGCTGGAAACCGCCAAGAAAGACGGGAGAGATATACCTGAACCTACAGGAAAAGAACTCCTGAGAACTGCGGTTGAGGGATTGATAGGCTTTAGAGCCAGACGTTCACAGAGAGCCAACGCGGAATGTGCATAG
- a CDS encoding HAD family phosphatase produces MLKAVIFDMDGVLVDSMPYHADAWIVVFAEAGIHIRRQDIYGLEGSNHEGIIRLVFEKAGRTPEPEDFYVLAKKKREIFARINKMEVFEGIYECLNFLKNRCLLGVVSGSDMGVVMEIIARFFPDRFSAIVTGNDVTAGKPSPEPYLKAVRMVGISNDECIVIENSPLGVESAKRAGLFCIAIPTYVEAQRLKDADVVLEKHNMLKEYLGHLFFGQ; encoded by the coding sequence ATGCTCAAGGCAGTGATTTTCGATATGGATGGCGTACTTGTGGATTCCATGCCATATCATGCGGACGCGTGGATAGTCGTGTTTGCCGAGGCAGGCATCCATATCAGAAGGCAGGATATCTATGGCCTTGAAGGTTCAAATCATGAAGGAATAATCAGGCTGGTATTTGAGAAGGCTGGGAGGACTCCGGAGCCTGAGGATTTTTACGTGCTTGCAAAGAAAAAAAGGGAGATTTTTGCAAGGATAAATAAAATGGAGGTGTTTGAAGGAATATACGAGTGCTTGAATTTCCTGAAAAATAGGTGTCTCCTCGGAGTTGTTTCGGGTTCGGATATGGGGGTTGTCATGGAGATAATCGCGCGATTTTTCCCGGACAGGTTTAGCGCCATAGTTACTGGAAATGATGTTACTGCGGGAAAGCCGTCACCTGAACCCTACCTGAAAGCTGTCAGGATGGTTGGAATAAGCAACGATGAGTGTATAGTAATCGAGAATTCGCCGCTTGGGGTGGAATCGGCAAAGAGGGCAGGCTTATTCTGCATAGCAATCCCGACATACGTGGAAGCGCAGAGGTTGAAGGATGCAGATGTTGTGCTTGAAAAGCATAATATGCTGAAGGAATATCTAGGGCATCTGTTCTTTGGGCAATAA